GCTAAAGGCCATTGCAtcagcttacatctgtaagggtcgGCCCGTGCCGGAAGGCTTAAAAGTTCATTCCTTATGGTCTCAGGCTACGTCTTGGGTGgagagtcagtcagtctctctgcaggaaatatgtagggcagctacttggaaatccctgcatacgtttgctcgtcattaccgtctggatgtgcaggctcaagtttttggctccttcgggCACCAGGTTCTTTGAGTGGGACTATCTTGGTCCCAtcctatttagggaagctttggtacatcccacagtctggactgatccgggtatgaacagggaaaggaaaattggttcttatctgctaattttcgttcctgtagtaccacgaatcagtccagacaccctcccgttCTAGATCTGATACATCCGCTCGAATGTTCTGTCTTTTTCTACAGGTGTTTTCAATTATCTGATTTGTTGTCTACTAATActaaaggcaccggaagcatccaacagatgaaaataaaattgtatgaAAGAACATTCTTATTCATACAGAATCCTTTCAATTGTTCACTTGTtcaatttgggtttttttttcttattgcttgcttgatctttgggaatttatatctgctttgaaagtactttAAACTGAAGGGGTGTgaggtaggctctgtcctcatataggataccctcacagttttggtctgtctccacctgctgaacaggaggctcaacccacggtctggactgatctgtggtactacaggaacgaaaattagcaggtaagaaccaattttcctatacttGTTTTGCTCCTTTTACACTTTAAATTGTTGCAAAcgctttaatcataggtccagcaTTCTTAAATTTTATATATgtgcatttaaaaatttttaagtgAGTATATCTCAAAGCACTTAGCTCGCCAGTTCGCTGGTCTCACCAAAGTGCATTAAATACTGAAAGTCTCAGTACACTTAGTTATTCGATATTTATCCCAAGGTGGGCTGTGCCGCGCTTTGGAAATCATCCTGTGTCAGGGGGAGTTTTTCTGTGCACAGCTTGCATGATGGCTTCCTTCAGTGTAGGTGCAATAGaaaaataggtgtgatgtgtgcAAAATGGTGAGACCAGGGCCAGTGTGAACTCAGTTTCTAACACACTCGAACACATTCTTCTCTTTCAACATGCTTACGGATCACTGGTAGGTGAAGGATGGCTAGGGTTTGAGGATGCAGGATCACTGGGACAAGGAAGAAAAGCTGGATAGAAAGAAtggggttctctctctctctaacccccTTGTCCTCTGTCCTGGTGATCCTGATCCTCTATCCCCATCCCCCATAAGGTAAAACCCCTAAGTCTAAGCCCCTCCTATCCCTGGAAAATtactctctccagcaactctcctcctctccctccttggcCAGTAAAGTACAAGTCTCCTCTTCCAGCCAGAATCATCTGGCTCACCTCTGAGGGGGTGGCAGCAGACTGGTGTGCACTATCTCCTATCCTCATTCTCCTTGGACAAAGGTGTGGGCCTGGAATTCAAAAGCATCTCTTTGGGGATGGAAGGAAGGGAGCAACGTCACATActaagggtgttctgcgagcttgtagtttcttggtagggatctatagcaacttggcttgttctgttttcctaataggaggtgtattggtgtttagggcctggtgtaatttttgcagtgctgccttttcataggtagggttgttactgtttgagttccataatgcaggtgtaactttgtgagcATTAGTTTgagtacattattgcagatcctgggagtctgttaggtgctatatttctgttttgcacagaatgcagagtggctttccattccagtttctgtttccatatttgtaatttgtggtctttctgtatttggtgaaggttgattctatgtATGTCACCGAGgtgaaatattttactagcatgtaggcaggcatttgtatcaatattatttgttgtgttttctcaatagaacatgcattggtggtaaattactgttttttcataaggaggtctattgcacctggtaggcgAGAgtttttatgttgctgttactgagatgacactagaaatatctttttttgtatagtaaattgaatggggaatgtcctagttctgttcagaagccattgttggggggtcagggtggattcCGTAGATACagaatatatgtttacatttagccccatgacgatcatgtgttcagtgtgtcacacatgtgagaaccatgtcaggtgtgtcccgacagaaaaaaggttgagaaaccaCTGTTGTAGACATCTCTATCTTTtgtaggagtttgtgttacttcataaaatagcagtggagggatattttttgctgaagcaacaccagaatttgaatttgtttttgatgtttattgtaatatgaattgtcctagttctgctctacacctgttctgatgattaatgccaTGTATTGtggttatgatgatttctggctttctgcaaagaggattcatgaaagaatacattaatttttgttttattacatgattgattggatctgattgttttctttgctttttacatgatatacttgtgcatttataaatggcaataaatataaaataaattaaaaatgactAACAATTTTAAtactggtaagtgcttgaaataatgggggtaaaatattttaaagtttcacgcataTCCATAATAGCTGTTGtgaactacttagaaagccatggTAGGGTGCAGTATGTGGCATTATTAAGAATACAAACAGTAAGgttcagacctgcatgcctatgGCTTACCCCcattaaccttgtgcccacctaaaaaatcaattctggctacgccattgAGTTTCACAGAACCCCTGCCAAAAAAtcactcagaacctatatagcaaGCCTGCcattaactcccagaactcaaacagccaCAACTGTGTATGAAAAGTAATACGGTACTGCAAATATTCTACCTGTGACTAAAACGCCAATATACTTTCTCTGGGAAAACAGAACTGGACTGCTACCGTTCCCTACATggtagcagaatacttcacctccatCACACATATAGGATACAGACAGAATTAGAAATTAGAAATATGAAGATACAAATGGAATTCTCCTTTCCAGTGCTCTTAGCCCTGACtttctttcctgggggggcagaaacaacaagagaggagcaggagatGGATTAGGGTAAGTTCTTTGCGCCATGCCCTGACTACGCCAGCCTCCCATCCACCCCCATCCAGCGAACCTACggcccgatacagtaaaaacgcgggagagtgggcgaacgcaAAGGTCACTCTCCTGTGAGTGCGATCCAGTATCTTagtttatttaaattaggtccggcggtaaaaagaggcgctagggacactagcaggtccctagcgcctctttttttgacggAAGGAGTGGCTgtcagccatgggctcggaaatgggacgttggcaaaattgagtgtccggtttttgaCGGACAGCTACGTGccccttttaaatttttttaaattttttacttttttaaactttcgggacctccgccTGAATATCGCCAGTGCCTGgcgaaattagcacctacctttgcatagggctaatttctgaaagcacaATGTGCGgcgtggctgcacattttgctttctgaatggCATGGGAATACCtactagggccatcaacatgaatttgcgtGATGCTGGCGCTAttaggtgcggggggggggggggggttggacgcgctagcgttaccccttattcagtaaagctagcgcgtccaaatccCGGCTAACAGTGCGCGCGGCCCGCTAGGAAGGGAGCTGATTTAGGGCAGTGGGTGATAGAGCAGAGCCTTGCGTGCTCCTGCTGAAAGGTAAAAGCAGCCCGGCTTGACACCCATGGGAAACGCCTCCCCTCCACTGCTACACCAGCTTTATTCTGCGCATGCGGGATCTTGATCGCCCGGACCACCTGATTATTCACAACAAAGAGTCCAGCGAAGCACGTGCAGGCCCACGTGGGGCTGAGTGGGCGGAGCAAGCGCCTGTCGCTCGCAGCAAACGTCGGCTGGAGTCTTCTTCGCGCGCCTGAGCTCCTGCCTCAGGCCCGGCAATGATCCGGCGGCTGCCCGAGGAGCTGCACGCCGACCTGCGCTCCGGCCTGGCCCTGGCCTCGCTGGGGCAGTGCGTGGAGGAGCTGCTACTCAACAGCCTGGATGCCGGCGCCACCTGCGTGGCGGTGCGCGTGGACGCGGCCGGCCTGCGCGCGCAGGTGGTGGATAACGGCTGCGGCATGGTGCGCGAGGACGTGGAGCTGGCGGGCCGCCGCTACTTCAGCAGCAAGTGCCGCTCGCTGGCCGAGCTGGAAGGCGCGCGCCTGTACGGCTTCCGCGGCGAGGCGCTGGCCGGCCTCGCGCACCTGGCCGGCCTGCTGGAGATCTGCTCGCGCGCCCCGCGGCGCCGCCGCCACCTTCACCAAGCTCTTCCGGCACGGCTGCGCGCAGCCGGTGCGCCAGGCGGAGGAGGGCCGGCCCGGCCCTGGCACCACCGTCACCGTCTGCCAGCTCTTCGGCCGCCTGCCGGTGCGCAGGGGGCGGCTGCAGCCCGGGCCGGAACTGGAGCGCACGCGGCGGCGCGTGGAGGCGCTGGCCCTGGCGCACCCCGCCGTCTCCTTCTCGCTGAGGAACGATGCCACGGCCGCCCTGCTGCTGCGCCTGCCCCGGGCCCGCCACGCCGCCGCCCGCTTTGCGCAGCTCTACGGCCCGGCGGCGGCGCGGCCGCTCAGGAGCCTGAGCTTCCGGCGGGAGGACTACGCGCTGAGCGGCCTGGTGGGCGGCCGGGGCCACCGGGACCGCAGCCGGCAGTTCCTGTACGTGAACGGGCGCCTGGTGCTGAGGACGCGGCTGCACCGGGCGCTGGACGCCCTGCTGAGGAGGGTGCGGAGCGGGCCCTGCCCGGACGCCCAGGCGGTCTACGTGCTGCACCTTTCCTGCCCCGCCTCGGACTGCGACGCCAGCCTGGAGCCCGCCAAGACGCTGCTGGAGTTCCGCGACTGGGAGCGGGTGCTGTGCTGTACCGAGGAGGCCGTGCAGGGCTTCCTGAGCCAGGCTGAGCCGGGGGCCGAGGACGAGCGCGGAGCCCACGAGGCTGAGCCGGGGGCCGAGGACGAGCAGTTCCTACCGCGGGTGAATGAGCGCGGAGCCCACGAGGCTGAGGACGAGCGGTTCCTCCCGCGGGTGAATGAGCGCGGAGCCCAGGAGGCTGAGGATGAGCAGTTCCTACCGCGGGTGAATGAGCGCGGAGCCCAGGAGGCTGAGGACGAGCGGTTCCTCCCGCGGGTGAATGAGCGCGGAGCCCAGGAGGCTGAGGATGAGCAGTTCCTACCGCGGGTGAATGAGCGTGGAGCCCCCGCACTCCAGGCTGAGCTGGGAACCGAGGCCAAATACTTCTTCCCGCAGGCGAATGCGTGTGGGGCCCCCGAGGCTGCGCAGGGGGCCGAGGATGAGCGTTTCCTCCCGCGGGTGAATGTGCGCGGAGCCCCCGAGGTTGAGTCGGAGGAAGAGTGTATTCTCCCGCGGGTAAATGAACGCGGAGCCCCTGAGGTTGAGTCGGAGGATGAGCGTATTCTCCCGCGGGTAAATGAGCGCGGAGCCCCCGAGGTTGAGCCGGAGGACGAGCGTATTCTCCCGCGGGTAAATGAGCGCGGAGCCCCCGAGGTTGAGCCGGAGGACGAGCGTATTCTCCCGCGGGTAAATGAACGCGGAGCCCCCGAGGTTGAGCCGGAGGACGAGCGTATTCTCCCGCGGGTAAATGAACGCGGAGCCCCCGAGGTTGAGCCGGAGGACGAGCGTATTCTCCCGCGGGTAAATGAGCGCGGAGCCCTTGAGGTTGAGCCGGAGAACGAGCGTATTCTCCCGCGGGTAAATGAACGCGGAGCCCCCGAGGTTGAGCCGGAGGATGAGCGTATTCTCCCGCGGGTAAATGAACGCGGAGCCCCCGAGGTTGAGCCGGAGGACGAGCGTATTCTCCCGCGGGTAAATGAACGCGGAGCCCCCGAGGTTGAGCCGGAGGATGAGCGTATTCTCCCGCGGGTAAATGAACGCGGAGCCCCCGAGGTTGAGCCGGAGGATGAGCGTATTCTCCCGCGGGTAAATGAACGCGGAGCCCCCGAGGTTGAGCCGGAGGATGAGCGTATTCTCCCGCGGGTAAATGAGCGCGGAGCCCCCGAGGTTGAGCCGGAGGATGAGCGTATTCTCCCGCTGGTAAATGAGCGCGGAGCCCCCAAGGCTGTGCAGAGGGGTGAGGACGAATGCTTCTTCCCGTGGGTGAATGAGTGTGGAGCTTCCGCACCCGAGGATGAGCGCTTCCTCCCGCAAGTGAATGCGCTTGGGCTCTTCGCACCCGACGCTGAGCCAGGGCCTCCTGCAACTCCTGAAAACCAGAGGATAGCAATTCAACCTGCCCCAGGAAGCCCCGCTGTGCAGCCGCTTCTTGCTGTTTGTGTTGGAGAATCTGAAAGGCAAGAGGCAAGTGACAGCTGTCCCAGAGAAGAGCAGCACCCGCAAACCCCTCTCTCTGAGCCTGCAAAGCAACCTGAAACAAACCCAAGTGAAATTACTGATTGCAATGAAATAGAACAAGAGGGCATCACCAGAACAGCTCCTTGTATCCGTGAAATCAGAGAGAAACCACGATTTGTGTCAGGACGAATCTCTTTGGAGGGGTGTGATGTGGGAAAAGCCACAAATAAAGCGAGAGATGCTGACACCTTGCAGGCGGATTTATGTTTTACAGATTTTAGAACTGGCTTGATGTCAAATCAGATATCCGAAGCCAGTAAAATAAATGATCCATTAAAACAATTTGCGAGACTTGGCCCTGTAAGTGCCCAAGAAGTATTTGGGAATGAGATGAATATTTCAGAAcagatggaaaatgttataattt
This genomic interval from Rhinatrema bivittatum chromosome 4, aRhiBiv1.1, whole genome shotgun sequence contains the following:
- the MLH3 gene encoding LOW QUALITY PROTEIN: DNA mismatch repair protein Mlh3 (The sequence of the model RefSeq protein was modified relative to this genomic sequence to represent the inferred CDS: deleted 1 base in 1 codon), producing MIRRLPEELHADLRSGLALASLGQCVEELLLNSLDAGATCVAVRVDAAGLRAQVVDNGCGMVREDVELAGRRYFSSKCRSLAELEGARLYGFRGEALAGLAHLAGLLEICSRARGAAATFTKLFRHGCAQPVRQAEEGRPGPGTTVTVCQLFGRLPVRRGRLQPGPELERTRRRVEALALAHPAVSFSLRNDATAALLLRLPRARHAAARFAQLYGPAAARPLRSLSFRREDYALSGLVGGRGHRDRSRQFLYVNGRLVLRTRLHRALDALLRRVRSGPCPDAQAVYVLHLSCPASDCDASLEPAKTLLEFRDWERVLCCTEEAVQGFLSQAEPGAEDERGAHEAEPGAEDEQFLPRVNERGAHEAEDERFLPRVNERGAQEAEDEQFLPRVNERGAQEAEDERFLPRVNERGAQEAEDEQFLPRVNERGAPALQAELGTEAKYFFPQANACGAPEAAQGAEDERFLPRVNVRGAPEVESEEECILPRVNERGAPEVESEDERILPRVNERGAPEVEPEDERILPRVNERGAPEVEPEDERILPRVNERGAPEVEPEDERILPRVNERGAPEVEPEDERILPRVNERGALEVEPENERILPRVNERGAPEVEPEDERILPRVNERGAPEVEPEDERILPRVNERGAPEVEPEDERILPRVNERGAPEVEPEDERILPRVNERGAPEVEPEDERILPRVNERGAPEVEPEDERILPLVNERGAPKAVQRGEDECFFPWVNECGASAPEDERFLPQVNALGLFAPDAEPGPPATPENQRIAIQPAPGSPAVQPLLAVCVGESERQEASDSCPREEQHPQTPLSEPAKQPETNPSEITDCNEIEQEGITRTAPCIREIREKPRFVSGRISLEGCDVGKATNKARDADTLQADLCFTDFRTGLMSNQISEASKINDPLKQFARLGPVSAQEVFGNEMNISEQMENVIILPASLNTKYASLQNQVFASDTNSWKKKLTVEDKNNQKECFYDSGRKDRIWHRKNASLNTSHFSRTKGHRNIRNITKHLILSKPRKLSLDAHGGSLERFRRHYGRAKHSAPSQDDSIDATIPELSRNWNNFEVFSNHENTKAEPFSSKNNLVTLVLEDSGNPPFKKLVTSKDILLGDQISCLKREPLAWSDYILHQGNAVSTPASPGSLAAKLTRMKGNQTKVLIPERSGHVMEESNANLSRKDNTTCDLLQSVKARNQQSFQNVSIEIQTERCGLNSTAGKARNSCSSDTASCGIEDENVDCCTSKDVEYATNSNIYPHLEAIKMCSGGECTNTGTLNMPLEQDFQTGEFSDVALPLNLEDDTGETCSWLQHFDVSLGRTVYVNRTTGLSSYSVPPKENPTVCTQDLTTTAVNVVSSVGFQYRCYPFRSDLLLPFLPRARDERDMARQKCRGDVNEAAVGSLQSLLLEWENPVFACCSEVAVDVSSNQAERLAVKIHNILYPYRFTKEMIHSMKVLKQVDNKFIACLIDTKNEKNANPDGNLLVLVDQHAAHERIRLEQLITESYELQTDMFTRRKLRSSTMYPPLHVEISEEQRRLLRSYQTNLEELGLRVSFPEASSVSVLVHTVPVCFVEREATEARRGRQTVTKSFVEEFIQEQIELLQTAGGARGSLPPTVLKVLASQACRGAIKFNDRLSAEESCSLIEALSRCYLPFQCAHGRPSMLPLADTDHLQSKIQEKPPPNLKRLRKLVKAWQLFKQ